The sequence below is a genomic window from Armatimonadota bacterium.
AATGTTGGAGAAGTCGAGTCCCGCCGCCTTCAGAACCGCACCCATATTTTCGATGACCTGCGTTGCTTGGGCTCGCACGTCGCCGTCCACCAAGGTTCCGTCGGCTCGAAGCGGAATCTGCCCGCTCATAAAGTACAAGCTTCCCGAGGCCTTCATCGCCTGGCTGTATGGGCCGATCGCGGCCGGGGCATCGGAAGTTGAAACGACTTCTCTGGTCATAGCCAAAAGGATACCTACGTACTCCCCAATCGCCGCAAAAGAAAAAGGGACGCCGTTTGGCGTCCCGGTTATCTCCCTCGTTAGACAAAGACCAAAGGGATAGCGTGATTATCGTTTCATGTTGATGAGGTCTTGCAGCAGTTCGTCGACCGTGGTAACAACCTTGGTGTTCGCCTGGAAGCCTCGCTGAGTGACGATAAGATCGGTGAATTCGCTCGAAATGTCGACGTTGGACTGCTCCAAGAACCCGGCGCTGATCGTGCCGCGACCATCGGTTCGAGGCGTTCCAACCAGCGGACGGCCACTGTTGTCAGACTCCAGAAGCAGGTTGTTGCCGCTTCGCTCCAAACCTTCTGGGTTGCTGAACGATGCCAATGCAACCTGAGCGATCGGTCGAGTAAAGCCGTTCGTAAAGATGCCCGTCACGACGCCGTCTTGCGAGATCGAAAACGACTCCAAAGCGCCCGGTGCAAAGCCGTCCTGGTCTGTAGCCGTCACCTGCGACGTTCCGTTCAACTGAGAAATCTTGCTGAAGTTCATGTCGACGCTGAACTGGGCAAATGACTGGCTTGCCGTGGGAGTGAGCGTGATCTGATTAAACGTTCCCGAAGCAAGATTAGAAACTTGGGCACCGCTGCTATCGAAGAACATCGGTTCATTTGTCCCGGTGCTACTGCTGCCGACCAAGGTACCCGTGCCTGGAGTGCCTTCCCAAGCCTCCCAGTCCCAACTGGAAGTCGCACTGGCCGGGCCGCCTGCAGCTGGAGGAACACTGTGGTTCTTCAT
It includes:
- a CDS encoding flagellar hook-basal body complex protein; the encoded protein is MLQAMLSGVASIKAQQSRMNVIGDNLANVNTTAFKSSRVSFAEMMSQTVRSASGATASRGGVNPIQYGLGVSVTSTDVNDTQGALNQTNKTTDLAIQGNGYFITSNSQRMAFTRDGSFQVDTQGYLVSSATGERVLGWQGSSAGAIDTTEAMSPTSYVSIPSSLNSVQQTTNATFAGNLNANAVATDTATSSVRIYDSQGGYHDINLVMKNHSVPPAAGGPASATSSWDWEAWEGTPGTGTLVGSSSTGTNEPMFFDSSGAQVSNLASGTFNQITLTPTASQSFAQFSVDMNFSKISQLNGTSQVTATDQDGFAPGALESFSISQDGVVTGIFTNGFTRPIAQVALASFSNPEGLERSGNNLLLESDNSGRPLVGTPRTDGRGTISAGFLEQSNVDISSEFTDLIVTQRGFQANTKVVTTVDELLQDLINMKR